In Rutidosis leptorrhynchoides isolate AG116_Rl617_1_P2 chromosome 2, CSIRO_AGI_Rlap_v1, whole genome shotgun sequence, one genomic interval encodes:
- the LOC139890505 gene encoding cyclin-dependent kinase F-1, with product MDPSSTTKSWSIHTRPEIITKYQILSRIGSGAYSDVYKARRISDNLIVALKEVHDYQSAIREIESLQTLQHSPNVVVLHEYFWSEDEDTVLVLEYLVTDLATVIRKAKKEWDGGLSVAEIKRWIVQILLAVDACHRSSIIHRDLKPANLLVSADGVLKLADFGQARIRLAPGFVSVHDNTQPQSQESSVYQQHKTLIEPETANQEHRLNLSEVPLGTIEEYGPSDEFKSKESFYDTDKETNFPDADTSCLATCTTSDVEDDILKSNYSYETNDGGTESGQLTSVVGTRWFRAPELLFGSTNYGAEIDLWSLGCIISELFTLQPLFPGTSDIDQLSRIFTVLGNLSEEVWPGCAQLPDYRIISFSKVENPSGLASCLPNRSQDEISLVKKLLCFDPAGRATAMELLHDKYLNEEPLPVPISDLRVPSPSHGGDHGSSSDEWGDGQDMGSDSDFDEFGGFNVTKGSGDDYSIRFS from the exons atggaTCCATCATCAACAACCAAAAGCTGGAGCATCCACACACGCCCCGAAATCATAACTAAATACCAAATCCTCTCCCGAATCGGATCCGGAGCCTACTCCGACGTCTACAAGGCTCGCCGTATCTCCGACAACCTAATTGTCGCATTAAAAGAAGTTCACGATTACCAATCCGCAATTCGTGAAATCGAATCGCTTCAAACGTTACAGCATTCACCAAACGTCGTCGTATTACACGAGTATTTCTGGAGCGAAGATGAAGACACTGTACTTGTACTTGAGTATTTGGTAACGGATTTAGCTACGGTGATACGGAAGGCGAAAAAGGAGTGGGATGGTGGATTGAGTGTTGCTGAGATTAAGAGATGGATTGTACAGATTTTATTAGCTGTGGATGCGTGTCATCGGAGTTCGATTATTCATCGTGATCTAAAACCGGCTAATTTATTGGTTTCAGCTGATGGTGTACTCAAGTTAGCTGATTTTGGTCAG GCTCGGATACGTCTAGCACCGGGATTTGTTTCTGTACATGACAACACACAACCACAGAGCCAAGAGTCATCTGTATATCAGCAACATAAAACCTTAATTGAACCAGAAACTGCGAATCAAGAACATCGTTTAAATCTTTCTGAAGTACCTCTGGGAACCATCGAGGAATATGGACCGTCAGATGAGTTTAAATCTAAAGAATCATTTTATGATACTGATAAAGAGACAAATTTCCCTGATGCAGATACATCTTGTCTTGCTACATGCACTACCAGTGATGTGGAAGACGACATCTTAAAAAGTAATTATTCTTATGAAACCAACGATGGTGGGACTGAATCTGGGCAGTTAACATCGGTTGTTGGGACCCGTTGGTTTAGAGCACCCGAGCTTCTTTTTGGGTCCACAAATTACGGTGCGGAAATTGATTTATGGTCTCTTGGTTGTATCATTTCCGAGCTTTTCACTTTACAACCACTTTTCCCGGGTACTTCAGATATCGACCAATTAAGCAGAATCTTCACGGTGTTAGGCAACTTAAGTGAGGAAGTTTGGCCCGGTTGTGCACAACTTCCTGATTATCGTATAATCTCTTTTTCAAAAGTGGAAAACCCAAGTGGATTAGCATCTTGCCTTCCTAACCGATCACAAGATGAGATTTCACTTGTGAAAAAACTACTTTGTTTTGATCCGGCGGGTCGGGCCACTGCAATGGAACTACTTCATGACAAGTATTTAAATGAGGAACCGTTACCGGTTCCTATATCTGATCTGAGGGTTCCATCTCCAAGCCATGGTGGAGACCATGGTTCATCGTCTGATGAATGGGGTGATGGTCAAGATATGGGTTCGGATTCTGACTTTGATGAGTTTGGTGGATTCAACGTCACGAAAGGAAGTGGTGATGATTATTCAATTCGGTTTTCATAA